The following coding sequences lie in one Synechococcus sp. CC9902 genomic window:
- the argF gene encoding ornithine carbamoyltransferase, which produces MAFAAEGVAAPLVGLHGRDYLSSADGSAGETAALLTLAAQLKSGDRRIDLGNRVLGLIFTKASTRTRVSFQVAMARLGGQTVDLNPTVTQLGRGEPLQDTARVLSRYCDSLAIRTFAQQELVDYAHWASVPVINALTDLEHPCQALADFLTMLEVHGDLPGQTLAYIGDGNNVAHSLMLCGALLGVNVRIGCPEGFEPLSGVLDQARSLAQHGASIEICTDPVKAVAGAQAVYTDVWASMGQEDEQAEREAAFAAFCVDQALMDQAAKDAIVLHCLPAHRGEEITAEVMEGASSRIFDQAENRLHAQQALLAALMGGL; this is translated from the coding sequence ATGGCTTTCGCTGCTGAAGGGGTTGCAGCCCCTCTCGTGGGGCTGCATGGTCGTGATTACCTCTCCTCCGCAGATGGTTCCGCCGGTGAAACGGCAGCGCTTCTCACCCTGGCGGCACAGCTGAAATCAGGGGACCGACGCATCGATCTCGGTAACCGTGTTCTGGGATTGATCTTCACCAAGGCCTCCACCAGAACGCGGGTTAGTTTCCAAGTGGCGATGGCCCGACTCGGTGGTCAAACGGTGGATCTGAATCCAACCGTGACGCAGCTGGGCCGCGGCGAACCGTTGCAAGACACAGCGCGTGTGTTGAGTCGCTACTGCGATTCCTTAGCGATCCGTACCTTTGCGCAACAGGAACTCGTTGATTACGCCCACTGGGCGTCGGTTCCGGTGATTAATGCCCTCACCGACCTTGAACATCCCTGCCAAGCCCTGGCGGACTTCCTCACGATGTTGGAAGTGCATGGAGATCTTCCTGGACAAACGTTGGCTTACATCGGTGATGGCAACAATGTTGCTCACTCCCTCATGCTTTGTGGGGCCTTGCTCGGGGTGAACGTGCGGATTGGTTGTCCGGAGGGATTTGAGCCGCTGTCTGGGGTGTTGGACCAGGCCAGATCCCTGGCACAACATGGGGCTTCCATCGAGATTTGCACCGATCCCGTCAAGGCGGTGGCGGGGGCCCAAGCGGTGTACACCGATGTCTGGGCGTCGATGGGCCAGGAAGATGAACAAGCTGAACGGGAAGCTGCTTTTGCAGCGTTCTGCGTGGACCAGGCCTTAATGGATCAAGCCGCCAAGGATGCGATTGTTCTGCATTGCTTGCCTGCTCACCGCGGTGAAGAGATCACCGCTGAGGTGATGGAAGGTGCCTCCAGTCGGATTTTTGATCAGGCCGAAAACCGACTTCATGCACAGCAAGCACTGCTTGCGGCACTGATGGGTGGCCTGTGA
- the lexA gene encoding transcriptional repressor LexA: MAANPQEALTSAQQELYDWLSDYIGTHRHSPSIRQMMQAMGLRSPAPVQSRLRHLQQKGWITWQEGQARTLQLLGDVAASVGIPVLGAVAAGGLVDTFDDVQDHLDLAPVLETRGLFALTVNGDSMVDAHIADGDVVLMEPVVDPQRLRDGTVVSALVAGSGTTLKHFHRQGPTVVLEAANPAYSPIELPAEQVQVQGKLVAVWRQV, encoded by the coding sequence GTGGCCGCCAACCCCCAGGAGGCTCTGACCTCCGCACAGCAGGAGTTGTACGACTGGCTGTCCGATTACATCGGCACCCATCGCCATAGCCCTTCGATACGTCAGATGATGCAAGCCATGGGCTTGCGTTCTCCCGCTCCAGTACAGAGCCGGCTTCGTCATTTGCAGCAGAAAGGTTGGATCACTTGGCAAGAAGGGCAAGCTCGAACGCTGCAATTGCTCGGTGATGTGGCGGCATCAGTTGGTATTCCCGTTTTAGGCGCTGTGGCGGCGGGTGGTTTGGTCGACACCTTTGACGATGTGCAAGATCATCTAGACCTTGCTCCCGTCTTGGAAACACGCGGCTTGTTTGCCCTCACCGTGAACGGTGACTCCATGGTGGACGCGCATATTGCCGATGGTGATGTGGTGTTGATGGAGCCCGTGGTCGACCCGCAACGCCTCAGGGATGGCACGGTGGTGAGTGCATTGGTGGCTGGCAGCGGCACCACGCTCAAACATTTCCATCGCCAGGGCCCCACCGTTGTGCTGGAGGCAGCTAATCCGGCCTATTCCCCGATTGAGTTGCCAGCGGAACAGGTGCAAGTCCAAGGGAAGCTCGTCGCTGTCTGGCGCCAGGTTTAG